One Campylobacter concisus DNA segment encodes these proteins:
- a CDS encoding ABC transporter ATP-binding protein has protein sequence MIKIKNLTKSFGDTKILKGINLEIKQNEFCVLLGGSGSGKTTLLNILSGTSELSSGEISMQNKIYTKKISLDKSRQIITQTYSLMPWLSAKDNIKFALKCSGIKDKFEQEKRASKFLELVSLSHKAELFPHSLSGGQKQRVAIARALSLSPEVLFLDEPFSALDPITRTNLQKSLKQMSKTQTTIFVTHDIDEALFLADKIVILHDGVIIKEIINPNFGVHDLKYFELKAKIFDLINGEDNEVEYAI, from the coding sequence ATGATAAAGATAAAAAATTTAACCAAATCTTTTGGGGACACTAAAATTTTAAAAGGGATAAATTTAGAGATAAAGCAGAATGAATTTTGCGTTTTGCTTGGTGGCAGTGGCTCTGGCAAGACGACACTTTTAAACATCCTAAGTGGCACGAGCGAGCTTAGTAGCGGTGAAATTTCAATGCAAAATAAAATTTATACAAAGAAAATTTCACTAGATAAATCGCGCCAGATCATCACTCAGACCTACTCGCTAATGCCATGGCTAAGTGCAAAAGATAACATCAAATTTGCCCTAAAATGCTCTGGCATAAAGGATAAATTTGAACAAGAAAAGAGAGCTAGTAAATTTCTAGAGCTTGTTAGCCTTTCTCATAAGGCCGAGCTCTTCCCGCACTCGCTAAGTGGCGGTCAAAAGCAGCGTGTCGCCATCGCAAGGGCACTTAGCTTAAGCCCTGAGGTGCTCTTTTTAGACGAGCCATTTTCTGCGCTTGATCCAATAACAAGGACAAATTTGCAAAAAAGCTTAAAGCAGATGTCAAAGACTCAAACCACTATCTTTGTCACGCACGATATCGATGAGGCGCTATTTTTGGCTGATAAGATCGTGATCTTACACGATGGCGTGATCATAAAAGAGATAATCAATCCAAATTTTGGCGTACATGATCTAAAGTATTTTGAGCTAAAAGCTAAGATCTTTGACCTCATAAATGGCGAAGATAACGAGGTTGAATACGCTATTTAA